Proteins from a genomic interval of Thunnus thynnus chromosome 5, fThuThy2.1, whole genome shotgun sequence:
- the LOC137183258 gene encoding transmembrane and coiled-coil domain protein 3-like, translating into MPSANVSVRSLSEVEKYLSSRMDRSTEGIGVSMRRGSSENNLDLDLSDGGPGPTPGFEVQRSRSCLDNLQQKILKVTEQLKIEQTARDENVAEYLKLVNSADKQQVGRIKQVFEKKNQKSAQNIAQMQKKLEQYHRKMKDSEIHHSPSPHSSHSKHSTIPRESPRELLRDMTGSGRHPTMDKIKTIGPGVSLSPPFFFSKPREFANLIRNKFGSADNIAHLKTTLDPSSPLPTDSAGKGLSSSTSMVGKPKYPSDDECSSGSASISADSNGNPVGGGVSAGQVQTQGQGQGKQAGGDGQSRLALSLEEVREIKDAQSQLEEDMEEMKAQFKRDYGIISQSLQEERYRYERLEDQLNDLTELHQNEMTNLKQELASIEERVAYQAQERARDIQEALESCQTRVSKLELQQQQQQQTVQLETHDARVLLGKSINIMLAIITVILVCVSTAAKFAAPLMRSRYHVVATFLGVCFLTIFWKNWDRLQYAIDRVLVPA; encoded by the exons GACCGGAGTACCGAGGGCATTGGTGTGTCGATGCGCCGGGGTTCTTCAGAGAACAATCTGGATCTGGACCTGAGTGATGGAGGTCCTGGTCCTACTCCGGGCTTCGAGGTCCAGCGTAGCCGTTCTTGCTTGGACAACCTCCAGCAGAAGATACTGAAAGTCACAGAGCAGCTGAAGATTGAGCAAACTGCGCGGGACGAGAATGTAGCAGAGTACCTGAAGCTGGTGAACAGTGCGGACAAGCAGCAGGTGGGGCGCATCAAGCAGGTGTTTGAGAAGAAGAACCAGAAGTCAGCTCAAAACATCGCCCAAATGCAGAAGAAGTTGGAGCAGTATCATCGTAAGATGAAAGACAGTGAAATCCATCACAGCCCATCCCCTCACTCGTCCCATAGCAAACACAGCACCATACCCAGGGAGTCGCCCAGAGAGCTGCTGAGGGATATGACGGGCAGTGGCCGACATCCAACCATGGACAAGATCAAGACTATTGGACCAGGTGtttccctctcccctcctttcttcttcaGCAAGCCCAGAGAGTTCGCCAACCTCATCAGGAACAAGTTCGGCAGTGCTGACAACATCGCCCACCTCAAGACCACTCTGgacccttcctctcctctgccgACTGACAGTGCAGGAAAGGGGCTGAGTAGCAGTACCTCCATGGTGGGCAAACCCAAGTATCCAAGTGATGATGAGTGCTCCTCAGGGAGTGCTTCAATTTCAGCAGACAGTAATGGGAACCCAGTGGGGGGTGGAGTGTCAGCAGGGCAGGTGCAGACTCAGGGCCAGGGCCAAGGTAAGCAGGCAGGGGGAGACGGCCAGAGCAGACTGGCTTTGAGCCtggaggaggtgagagagatCAAAGATGCCCAGAGCCAGCTGGAGGAGGATATGGAGGAGATGAAGGCTCAGTTCAAGAGAGACTATGGCATCATCAGCCAATCACTGCAGGAGGAGCGATACAG GTATGAACGTTTGGAAGACCAACTGAACGACCTGACGGAGCTTCACCAAAATGAGATGACTAATCTGAAGCAGGAACTGGCCAGCATCGAGGAGAGAGTAGCCTACCAGGCTCAAGAAAGGGCCAGGGACATACAG GAAGCCCTTGAGTCGTGTCAGACGCGAGTGTCCAAGCTGGAActccaacagcagcaacagcagcagacgGTCCAGCTCGAGACCCACGACGCTCGAGTCTTGCTGGGGAAGAGCATCAACATAATGTTGGCCATCATCACCGTCATCCTGGTGTGCGTCTCTACCGCTGCCAAGTTTGCTGCTCCACTGATGAGGAGCCGGTACCATGTGGTGGCTACCTTCTTGGGAGTTTGCTTTTTGACCATATTCTGGAAGAACTGGGACCGTTTACAATATGCCATAGACAGAGTGCTGGTGCCTGCCTGA